The window cGTACCTATTAACGTTGATAATTGTTGTTTGCGTGGGGTGATTTCATATTCGATTAATTCAGCGATTTCGTCAAggcaatttataattattatatttcaaagtcAAATTTCGACCAACGAGTAGAATACTTCCGAGAGTTGTATTAAAATTCAAGGACGGGCCTTGGAATTTTTCCGCGAATCACTGCGAccgtttaaaaatattctaatcatttatttgacaaaaagaaaaaaaaaaggatatatTTTAACTCATTTTTATTCTCATTCTCATTCTCATTCTCATTCTCATTCTCATTCTCATTCTCATTCGCATGATACATGCCCGTTTCATACTTTGTCGAGTAGTTTTCTACACAGATTTATTTTTTGTACGAAAAAATAGCGTTAAAGAAGCAATCTTGCGTGGGTTgctattttttgtagaaaagaaCGTTCTTTCGTAGAAACGATCCAACGCGAAGAGACTCCGCTTTCATAGAGGAACGTTTCATGCAGAAGTGATTCTTCATGattccatctttttttttttcttttatagagAGCCGCTCTCACGAAAACGATCCGTATAGTTAAATATCAAAGACATATCCGTATAGAAACGATcgtatttattttttctaacaAATTTTTTCTCGGACTGTTGGATCTGAAATTTTAAGTTGAAACAAATGCATTTTTGTGCATCGATGTTTCATAGAAATGCAATTGCATCTTTACTTCCATGAAACTCTATATTTTCTGacaaataattatcattaacaGCTGTTGGTATTTTGCAATCAACCATACGGAAGTGTTACACGATCGTAACGCGTACAAGTGTGTTCTTCTCGCGTACCTACCATCCaactttcactttttcttttttactataTAGGTACATAGTTTTCTTGTCACGAAATTTTTCCCTTGCGCATAGTGAAATGGAAATATTGTACGCACAGTTTATTCTGGAAAGTTTGAATTTCGTAAATCATATTAAACTTAAAAGTGAACACTATCCGAATAGTCTACTGCTATCTAAGGGTTAATACTAGTTAGACTGGTGTATTTGCAAACTACACATACACATTATAAAGCTCGtaacaaaaataagaataaacaaTAGCTTGTATTGTCAGGTATTGTCAGGTATTGTCAGGTATTGTCAGGTATTGTCAGGTGTTGTCAGGCATTTTGTCACGCGTTAACAGCTGAAAGGATGCTTCAGCAGGTGGATAATGAGCAGCCTGGAATTGGTAAGAATATTTGACAAGGCCGTATCGCGTGTATTCGCTCGTTACATGTGCCCTTCGTATTGAAAAATTCACATAAATCGAATTCACATAAACGAGTGTGTTCGAGGCCGAAACTTTCCGACACCGTTTCCGTTGTCCGTGCCTCGTCTTCTCGAACAGCTACCGAATGAATTTCAATCATCtcctattttcttttcatttccatTCGAAATACGATATCTTCCAGACGATAGACACTAGACTGTTTTGCTGATTAATTGTAGGTAGGTATCTATGTAGTATCGATGTTATTTGTAATAAGCAAATGATTGAAACTAAAGATAAGAGATTGTTATTTTGTAGAGAACCCTTGTCGTTATGTTACGGACTGTTGAGCACTAATCAGCACTCTACATATCGAGTATCATTCGAATCGTTATAATTATTCCAATCAACCGCGAACCAAAAAGCAAGGcagatatttcaaataaagttGATTCTAAAACGCTGTGATATCATGATCAGTTAGCGTGTAAATTCATTACCTAAAGTACTTACATAGAGTTTGCATTAGTTAAGTGATAGTGTGGGACGTTGTTCGACGACCTCGGCTTTTCACCGATACCTTAGTAGAAAGTTTCTTAGTTGAAGAGAGGGTAACAGGCCTTGAAAATGGCAATCAACAGGAGCGACGTCGCGTTGAAAAGGTGTCATGGACGTGATAAGTGTCGAATTTTCAATGTAATTTTTTAGTCACTTCAAATACATATACCTATAGTCGATTTCATGTCTTACTTATCGTTAATTTATTGTTCACCAATCATGAGTTATCGGTCGAATTAGAACGTGACTTGATATCAACGGAACTTGATGTCACGACCGCGACTTTATTAAAAACCGTCGAGGGACcaagaaaatatcacagaatacGAGCATCTACGTATCGACGACAAGCGACAAGCGACAAGCGACAAGCGACAAGCGGAAATTTATTCTCTCTCGGAAGTATCGACCCTCGTTTCCATCTAGCGGAAAATCTTCTTCCGCTCCTTTCAACTTTCCTCCTTTCTCTGGCTCACGCCTGTGCTTTTTTCCTCTAACGTATAAAAGTGATTTATTCCTGccgcttttcttctttctttatcgAACGGTTCGAACGGTTCGAACGGTCGCTGCAGTAATTAGCCTTGTTTCGCCGCGCTTAATTACTCTGGAAAAGCACCAGACGCGTTCTTAGAGAATAGCCAGCGAGGAAAAAGTAGGTCGTTCTTgcgaagaaagaaggaagaaggaagaaaagacgAGAACAGCGCAGTGACAAAATACTTGATGCAAGTTCACGGTCATGTTTAAAATTCAAAGTTTGTTTTCTTgcttttcattgaaatatgtaTCACCTTTTCTAAAGCTTGAAAAATTAGCGCTTTAATAGCAACTGCTAATTTATAGGAGTAAAGCAGTTAAGAAGAATCTCGTAAGGCAGATAATCGTGTCATAGGTCGCAACCTCGATCTAATAATTTTCTTGGAACGCTATGCAATTGGTGGTGCGGTGACAAGTATAAACTTGGACGATCTGTCTGTTGACGGGTTAGTCGCGATCAAACCGTTTACCAGGTTATTCGCGCGAATATATCGTACACATTATTATCTATAATAATTCGAACGCGAAAATGTTTCGATCCTGCGTATCGATCGTGTTGCTGATGTCGTCGGTGACGATAGCAAGCTCCGAAGAGGAGGCAACGTGTCAGGAAATAAACGGTTACACAGTGTGCCATCGCAAAGGAACCTTACTGCACGTCAGTCAACAAGAATTCGAGGAAAGACTTGAAATTCACGATTTAAACCTGTTGGCGATCCGAGAAAACACctttaacaataatttaaccACGACTAGACTGAGCTTTGCTCTGGGTAATAAGCTGTCTGTATTGAAACGCGAATCGTTTCGTGGCTTGGATAAGTTGGAAAAGCTCGACTTGGACAGCAACGTGGTAACTTTGTCGGCGAACCTGTTCGCCGAACTTGGACAGCTTCGCTCGTTATCGCTGATCTTTAACAAGATCAAGGATATACCGAAAGATACGTTTGCTGCTCTGTCGAATTTGATGTGGCTCTATTTGGGTCACAACGACATCGAATCGATCGACAAGGAGTCTTTCTCAGGATTGTCCTCCTCTTTGTTGTTCCTCTGGTTGAATGACAATAAAATCAGTAACATCGAGGCTGGTACATTTACCGAAATGCCTGAATTGAGTCGTCTTCACTTGGAAAACAATAAATTGACTACTATACGAGCTGGTAGCTTTCGAGGACTACATAAATTGGACGGTTTGTTTTTGGATCATAATCAACTGACCAGCATCTCGAGGAATGACTTGAAGGGTCTAATTGGTCTAAGGATTTTGTACCTACAGTCGAATGAAATTTCTACGATAGATGCTGGAGCGTTTTCGCATTTGGAACAGTTAGAACAGCTGGATCTTAGGAAGAACAAATTGATAAGCCTTTATTCGGAAACGTTCGATGGATTGGCTAGTTTGAAGAAATTTGATTTATCCAATAATTTGATCAATTTTGTGGATCCAGGTACGTTTGCTGCACTTTCTGCGTTGAAGACCCTCAATCTTGCCAACAATAATCTGAGCAGTGTCGATAGAAAGAGCTTTGGATTGACTTCTTTGACGATGCTCTACACCTAAGGATATCGTAATATGTACTACCTGAAAGCAGTACcagtacatacatacaattgAAACAAAGAATTACGACTATTACGgcatgtattatattttatttgcttCTAGGAGCAAAACATTTCGGGGAATTGAGTGaaattttccaagaaaatttTTCGTTTTGTAAAACGGAAAATGGTAATAAAAAATGTTGCAGTTGACAATTTTTCTGTTCATcagttaaattattaatttttcgcgTATCATTTTCCAATAACGGTATCTCGTTAATCTTTGTTGCTGACGTTAGATCAAGCAATGTAATAAATGCACGCGTTATTAACGAGTGGCTGACACACTCTTTATTCTTCGAATATTTTAATCtttgattataatttatttataattttctggAAGATTGGTAGTgttttaaaaatcataaaaataatatacgagtatatgtataaataaagtAAGCATTTTAAACTTCTGTTAAGTAATAATCGTTATATTAGGGGGAAGGGACATGGGATAGGTTTCCAAAAGCAAAAGGTGTTTTGCACGGTGAAGAAGGAAAACTTGAGAGAACTTGAAAGCAAACGGGATGCACCACGCTTTCGCTTGAAAAACGCTTTCGCTCGAAAAATCACACAGCGCGTTAACAGAATAGAGGTTGGAATTAAGAAATGTTTGTAGAGAAGGTAAGAAATCTATATTCGAAGGGTGTGAATGCATGTGATAGGTGGTGGAACTTTTTGAAACGCGACATATGTCATCCTTACAATCGAGATTCGATATTTATTACAAGGGGACTACTAAAGGCGTAGTTGAATCGACGCGACAGGAGCCGATTGAGAACGGTGAAAGTGTACCTTCAAGTACTCGACATTGAAAAAtcagatattattattattattattattattgttattattagaaATGTTGATAAAGAATGGATAATGAAAAATTGTCAATAGGTTTGATCGTAAGACATTGTAGACAGAGGTAGGGGAAATGTTTATAGTagatatttttttcaaacattCTGTACATTTGGGTTGCAGGAAAGCAGATACTTGTCTCTCGGTATCTAGTACCGAGGATACTCCGAGCTTGATTCGCAACGTTATTCGAAATGTTATTCGCTGCTCCAGTCTCTAGAACGTGACTGGAAACGACGAATTAGACCGTTTGAAAAGCGTAAAATTATGTTTGAACGAGGCGTGAATGCGATGTCGATGCTCTCAATCGAGCTTTAAATTGTTTAACATTCATTTGATTGTGGCTTGACGAACCAGACTGGTGAAAGGAAAATGTTTAAGTGCTTTCAAACAGTTACCGAAGGAAATTTTGCTTTTCACCTTCGTAAGTGAATCACCTAAGTAaattcaaagtacatataacAAAAGTTAACTGGTAACCGCTTAGTCGAGTGTTACGTGCTTTCTATTATAGCTACGATTTATTACAGCTCGCGTCGATAGCTGGCTAGATAGATGCAGCCAGTCGAGCCAATTAAATCGAACTTCTACCGTTGCAGAATCGTGTCGATACCGTAAAAGAGatcctttttaatttttttttattttcgttgcTCTAAAACAGCATTTAGATGAACGATttgtaagaagaaaaagaaacgaaccgATAGAAATCGTTGAACCGACATTTGAACCCGGATCTTTCGTTTGCTAGAGAATCGGTCAGACCAATTAAGCCATCCAGACGCGTCGATATCTTCTTTTTGTATCAATTTAACGTTTGAACACGGCTACCATTTACAGACACCGAATCAGAACTGTGAAAGTCGGTAAActagtcggatttttttttttacagaatcattacttacttacttacttaatGAAACTTTCTTACCTGGATCAGTAGTAGCTAATCGATCTTTGACCGTTGCGTTTTCGAGTGAACCACAGTGAAAGGTTTAAATTGTAGATTGTCGTCAAGTTAACCGAGGTCTGGGACAGTTTTAAGCCATCTTGAATCACTCTGTTATACAAGTAGTTTGTGCAACGTTCATCAAACTCCATTCAGTCGTACGATGGAAATTTGAAGAAACCACCGTTTTCTATTCAcccctctctttttctttcatcgatTCAGGCTAGAGAGAATAAATGTCTCTGAATCGTAATAACGGCGCGGAACgttgaagaaaaagagaaagaagggagGAATAATTATTGAAACAGACGAGTAGGGTAACAGTTGCATATTTAGTGGTGACGGTTAAAGAAGAAAGGTTTCGCTTTGCCTCGCTTTTTATATTATTCCCTGTTTCTGAAATGAATGTTCATCGTTACAGAAAGGAGACACCATGGTAAAACCATTTTTCCAGTTTTTTCCagttttttcccttttttcccttttttattttctaatttgcgGCGAGCCTCGACTTCTCGTAGGACGAAGTAACATCGTGTTACCTGGTAGAAAAGCGGTGCGTATAAACCACCTAGAACGTATCCGTTACAGAGGTTGCACCGTAATGTTTCACATTCTATTGCCTGATCAATCTACCTGCGCTTCCCTGAGAATATTTATACAGGATGGTTGAAACGAACATGGAGAAAATTGTTGTATTCAGGTTTTTCGATCAacaattatttagaaaaaatcAACTCATTTGTTCGGTAAGTGATAATCGATCGGTCTTACATGTTCAGGTCTAGCTACAAGTTTTGTTAACGAGCAGCACCCTTTGCTTCGATGGAATATCGATATTCGCCTCATGGATAATCGACTTGTCAGGATTCTGTCCCTAAACTTAACAAATGGGACTTTGCATGATGAATATAGTATTCGGATGAAGATTTCCAATGTACTTACCTAATCGGGAACGATAGGATATTTTTCTACACTCGTAATGTCATAATGCTTATGAACAGTTTAAATCTCCCCTTCAAATGTAGCGTGATAGAGATTTCTTTGAAAACACGAAAACATCCAAAGacatattttttcttctatcgGTAGAAATGTATTTGAATGGCAAGCAATTAATGGAACACCATCTACATATTATCCACGTTTCATCCCTGTTCAATAAGAATCTttgatatttcgatatttcgatatttcgatatttcgatatttcgatatttcgatATTCCAATTTCCTGGATAAAACGCTTTGTACTTAGCATTTTGTTTCCGAAGTGTGTCAGTTAATCCGAAATATTTAGGTACATATCGCGGATCTCTATGTATCTCGACTAAGCACGCATGCTTTCCAACTAAACTTTCTTTTTACAAATGGAACCGTAACGCTAGAAGGATTTTATTCAACCTAGAAAGCTACCCAGtccacatttttcttttcttttataataattaaaatgttctCGTCTAAAAGTCGAAATgcagaaaattattatagtagGTAGTATATCGGGTTAAATCACCGTAACattattatattgtatattCGGGTAGGTACTATTTCACGTTCAGTTTAATCAACCAACAGAACGCGAGAATCACCCGAGACCAAAGTATCTGAATTAGGTAACGCGTTCAATTAATCAGCCAACAATAGGGATCAGAGTGTCGTTTGGCCGCGAAATCGTTTTGGTAAACAGTTACCTACAGGGATAGCACGTGTGTACCAACTCGTTCGAAACAAGTTGGAAAATCGAAATGGGTCGATGCTTGAAAAGACAACCCCCTTCTTTTTCATCGATGATCCATCATTACGATGGTTAATACATCGCAATCGTTAGAAAGTTCCACTGTTTACGCGATAAAAAGGCGAAATGGAAATCTATTTTCGTACACTGCTACGCTCACAATCAGCGTTGTGAATTGCAATCGTGAAAGCCAATCTGATTTCttcgttctattatattttcacaTTTTCACATTTTCACATTTTCACATTTTCACTTGTCCACGCTAACAATAAGTGATATTTAACTGCGTTCAAATAAAAAAACTGTTGTGTTTGAGTGTCAATCGCACTACTATTTATTAACTATTAACTGTAGGTAATACAAGTACTTGATTATTATCTATATTAAGAAGAAAATCCCGCTTTCCTTTCCACCCGTACA is drawn from Osmia lignaria lignaria isolate PbOS001 chromosome 14, iyOsmLign1, whole genome shotgun sequence and contains these coding sequences:
- the LOC117609240 gene encoding uncharacterized protein LOC117609240, yielding MFRSCVSIVLLMSSVTIASSEEEATCQEINGYTVCHRKGTLLHVSQQEFEERLEIHDLNLLAIRENTFNNNLTTTRLSFALGNKLSVLKRESFRGLDKLEKLDLDSNVVTLSANLFAELGQLRSLSLIFNKIKDIPKDTFAALSNLMWLYLGHNDIESIDKESFSGLSSSLLFLWLNDNKISNIEAGTFTEMPELSRLHLENNKLTTIRAGSFRGLHKLDGLFLDHNQLTSISRNDLKGLIGLRILYLQSNEISTIDAGAFSHLEQLEQLDLRKNKLISLYSETFDGLASLKKFDLSNNLINFVDPGTFAALSALKTLNLANNNLSSVDRKSFGLTSLTMLYT